One Dictyostelium discoideum AX4 chromosome 3 chromosome, whole genome shotgun sequence genomic region harbors:
- a CDS encoding peptidase S8 and S53 domain-containing protein — MKIFIIFIVIILSLNNLLLNVNCNEIKSKKITQAISNRILYSDESGNGSNIPKLWVFFNSKDIDINKGLNGKNTFIDKTNGNELTFDHVKSVSGINDQSLDRRLNNLLNNNNNNNNNNELFKNPNSIIQSKNQLIDETDLPVCNKFINQILSCSNENGKIDLVQKSKWLNSISISIKPDCLINQLDCNSSANKNIQDIKRIINCILDKPFVDRVDVVSKFKKETVKHEETLDVKTSNNNNNNNNKNKNKNNIDIDYSQSKFNNDRYLNSKLFKQENQFENENNNNNNNNNNNNNNNNNNNNNNNNNNNNNNNNNNNKFDKSFYGNTFNQVSQVGIDKLQSLGYDGYGVTILMLDSGFYKSHEAFDHLNIIAEHNFIDGSNNTQGEMDDTQNSHGTATLSTIGAYMPGVMVGAAYNASFILGKTEIVSVESIIEEDYWIAGIEWGEGLGAQLVSSSLGYTQWYNYYDLNASVAHITMMADFATTKGMVVVVSAGNSGNNGIGAPADGKHVISVGAMMNETGINTSFSSIGPSADGRVKPDIMALGYKNFVASYHGRVNYTLMSGTSFACPLAASGIALLIQARPNWSNKQIYEAVLGSGSNAFSPNSKIGFGTFNAYSAFQYKPTTGSCSEIGCSGHGGCCNGKCTCSPDYYGEFCQYQKIACSSDCRYRHGKCQFDKFGLSVVCTSTNSSFYSNDDPRDTCRICTGASFDMCGVCGGSNQCLSNNVNHCIFGGNGPNQCKSIVLEENINATSYKNIKLLVGLSVGSIASVLFIVFSVILIKKKKFNPLLGGHYKHSNQNEQQIILQNDFSIDENELIN; from the coding sequence atgaaaatatttattatttttattgtaataatattaagtttaaataatttattattaaatgtcaATTGTAATGAAATTAAGAGTAAAAAGATTACACAAGCAATAAGTAATAGAATATTATATAGTGATGAAAGTGGTAATGGGAGTAATATACCCAAATTATgggtattttttaattcaaaggATATAGATATCAATAAAGGATTGAATGGTAAAAATACATTTATTGATAAAACCAATGGAAATGAATTAACATTTGATCATGTTAAATCAGTTTCAGGTATAAATGATCAATCATTAGATAGaagattaaataatttattaaataacaataataataataataataataatgagttatttaaaaatccaaattcaattattcaatcaaaaaatcaattaattgatgaaacTGATTTACCAGTTTgcaataaattcattaatcaaattttatcatgttcaaatgaaaatggtaaGATTGATTTAGTTCAAAAATCGAAATggttaaattcaatttcaatttcaattaagccagattgtttaataaatcaactcGATTGTAATAGTAGtgctaataaaaatattcaagATATTAAGAGAATTATAAATTGTATATTAGATAAACCATTTGTTGATAGAGTTGATGttgtttcaaaatttaaaaaagaaactgTTAAACATGAAGAAACTCTTGATGTTAAAactagtaataataataataataataataataaaaataaaaataaaaataatattgatattgattattCTCAATcgaaatttaataatgatagatatttaaattcaaaattatttaaacaagaaaatcaatttgaaaatgaaaataataataataataataataataataataataataataataataataataataataataataataataataataataataataataataataataataataataaatttgataaatcattttatGGTAATACATTTAATCAAGTTAGTCAAGTTGGTATTGATAAACTTCAGTCATTGGGTTATGATGGATATGGTGTTACAATTTTAATGTTGGATTCTGGTTTTTATAAATCACATGAAGCTTttgatcatttaaatattattgctgagcataattttattgatggtagtaataatactCAAGGTGAAATGGATGATACTCAAAATAGTCATGGTACTGCTACACTTTCAACAATTGGTGCCTATATGCCTGGTGTTATGGTTGGTGCTGCCTATAATGCTTCATTTATATTGGGTAAAACTGAAATAGTTAGTGTTGAAAGTATCATTGAAGAGGATTATTGGATTGCTGGTATTGAGTGGGGTGAAGGATTGGGTGCACAGTTGGTTTCAAGTAGTTTAGGTTATACTCAATGgtataattattatgatttaaatGCATCAGTGGCTCATATTACAATGATGGCCGATTTTGCAACTACAAAAGGtatggttgtggtggttagTGCTGGTAATAGTGGTAACAATGGTATTGGTGCTCCTGCTGATGGTAAGCATGTTATTTCAGTTGGTGCAATGATGAATGAAACTGGTATCAATACAAGTTTCTCTTCAATTGGTCCATCCGCCGATGGTAGAGTTAAACCTGATATTATGGCATTGGGTTACAAGAATTTCGTTGCAAGTTATCATGGTAGAGTCAATTATACTCTAATGAGTGGTACAAGTTTTGCTTGTCCATTGGCTGCAAGTGGTATTGCATTATTAATTCAAGCACGTCCAAATTGgtcaaataaacaaatttatgAAGCCGTTTTAGGATCGGGTTCAAATGCATTTTCTCCAAATTCAAAGATTGGTTTCGGTACATTCAATGCCTATAGTGCTTTCCAATATAAACCAACCACTGGATCATGCTCAGAAATTGGTTGTTCAGGTCATGGTGGTTGCTGTAATGGAAAATGTACTTGTTCACCAGATTACTATGGAGAGTTTTGTCAATATCAAAAGATTGCCTGTTCAAGTGATTGTCGTTATCGTCATGGAAAATGtcaatttgataaatttggttTATCTGTAGTTTGTACTAGTACAAATAGTAGTTTTTACTCTAATGACGATCCAAGAGATACATGTAGAATTTGCACTGGTGCTAGTTTTGATATGTGTGGCGTTTGTGGTGGTTCAAATCAATGTCTTTCAAATAATGTAAATCATTGTATttttggtggtaatggtcCAAATCAATGTAAATCAATTGTTTTAGAGGAGAATATAAATGCAActtcatataaaaatattaaattattagttgGTCTTAGTGTTGGTTCAATAGCTTCTGTCTTATTTATTGTCTTTTCTGTTATCcttataaagaaaaagaaatttaatccATTGTTAGGTGGACATTATAAACATTCCAATCAAAATGAACAACAAATCATTCTtcaaaatgatttttcaattgatgaaaatgaattaataaattaa